The following proteins are co-located in the Citrobacter freundii ATCC 8090 = MTCC 1658 = NBRC 12681 genome:
- a CDS encoding type I toxin-antitoxin system toxin Ldr family protein, whose translation MTLAHLGVAFWHDLAAPIIAGIIASLIVNWLRNRK comes from the coding sequence ATGACGCTCGCACACTTAGGCGTGGCTTTCTGGCACGATTTAGCGGCTCCAATTATCGCTGGCATTATTGCCAGCTTGATTGTGAACTGGCTGCGTAACAGGAAGTAA
- a CDS encoding aromatic amino acid transport family protein: MQDNTLQLSNNTATAVPFSKKIPFTKYDFGWVLLCIGMAIGAGTVLMPVQIGLTGIWVFIVAFIIAYPATYIVQDIYLKTLSESETCNDYTDIISHYLGKNWGVFLGVIYFLMIIHGIFIYSLSVVFDSASYIKTFGLTETDLSQSIIYKVAIFAVLVAIASGGEKLLFKISGPMVVVKVGIIIVFGFAMVPHWNFANISAFPEASVFFRDVLLTIPFCFFSAVFIQVLNPMNIAYRKRVADRVLATRMAIRTHRISYITLIAVILFFSFSFTFSISHEEAVSAFEQNISALALAAQVIPGQIIHITSTVLNIFAVLTAFFGIYLGFHEAIKGIILNVLSRVIDVEKINPLVLTLGICTFIVITLVIWVSFRVSVLVFFQLGSPLYGIVSCIIPFFLIYKVTQLEKLRGLKTWLILLYGILLCLSPLLKLIE, encoded by the coding sequence ATGCAGGACAACACATTACAATTAAGCAACAATACAGCAACCGCCGTACCATTCTCAAAAAAAATACCGTTTACGAAATACGATTTTGGCTGGGTATTACTGTGCATAGGCATGGCCATTGGTGCCGGAACGGTACTGATGCCGGTACAAATTGGCTTAACAGGCATTTGGGTATTTATTGTCGCCTTTATTATTGCTTATCCGGCAACTTATATTGTGCAGGATATTTATTTAAAAACATTATCAGAAAGTGAAACCTGTAATGACTACACGGACATTATAAGTCATTATCTGGGAAAAAACTGGGGCGTATTTCTTGGCGTCATCTATTTTCTGATGATTATTCACGGCATATTTATTTATTCCTTATCCGTGGTTTTTGACAGCGCTTCATATATCAAAACCTTCGGCTTGACCGAGACCGATCTTTCACAGTCGATAATCTACAAAGTGGCCATTTTTGCCGTGCTGGTCGCCATTGCTTCCGGGGGAGAAAAACTGCTGTTCAAAATCTCCGGCCCGATGGTAGTGGTCAAAGTGGGTATCATCATCGTATTTGGTTTTGCGATGGTTCCGCACTGGAACTTCGCTAATATCAGCGCCTTCCCTGAAGCCTCGGTGTTCTTTCGCGATGTGCTGCTAACCATCCCGTTCTGCTTCTTCTCCGCGGTGTTTATTCAGGTGTTGAACCCTATGAACATCGCCTACCGCAAACGGGTGGCAGACCGGGTACTGGCCACTCGTATGGCTATACGTACGCATCGGATCAGTTACATTACGCTGATTGCGGTCATCCTGTTTTTCTCTTTTTCTTTTACCTTTTCCATTAGCCATGAAGAAGCCGTTTCAGCCTTCGAACAAAATATTTCCGCACTGGCGCTGGCGGCACAGGTGATTCCGGGACAGATTATTCATATCACCTCAACGGTATTAAATATCTTCGCCGTATTAACCGCGTTCTTTGGTATTTATTTGGGATTCCACGAGGCGATCAAAGGAATTATTCTTAACGTACTGAGCCGCGTTATTGACGTGGAAAAAATTAATCCTCTGGTGCTTACGCTGGGTATTTGTACCTTTATTGTTATCACCCTGGTGATTTGGGTATCGTTTCGCGTATCAGTACTGGTGTTCTTCCAGTTAGGCAGCCCGCTGTACGGGATTGTGTCGTGTATTATTCCGTTTTTCCTGATCTATAAAGTCACACAACTGGAAAAACTACGCGGGCTGAAAACCTGGCTAATCCTGCTGTACGGGATCCTGCTGTGCCTGTCGCCATTACTGAAGCTGATTGAATAA
- the megL gene encoding methionine gamma-lyase produces the protein MSDCRTYGFNTQIVHAGQQPDPSTGALSTPIFQTSTFVFDSAEQGAARFALEESGYIYTRLGNPTTDALEKKLAVLERGEAGLATASGISAITTTLLTLCQQGDHIVSASAIYGCTHAFLSHSMPKFGINVSFVDAAKPEEIRAAMRQETKVVYIETPANPTLSLVDIETVAGIAHQQGALLVVDNTFMSPYCQQPLQLGADIVVHSVTKYINGHGDVIGGIIVGKQEFIDQARFVGLKDITGGCMSPFNAWLTLRGVKTLGIRMERHCENALKIARFLEGHPSITRVYYPGLSSHPQYELGQRQMSLPGGIISFEIAGGLEAGRRMINSVQLCLLAVSLGDTETLIQHPASMTHSPVAPEERLKAGITDGLIRLSVGLEDPEDIINDLEHAIRKATF, from the coding sequence ATGTCTGACTGTCGTACTTACGGATTCAACACCCAGATCGTTCACGCGGGACAACAACCCGACCCTTCAACTGGCGCGCTCAGTACGCCTATTTTCCAGACTTCAACGTTTGTTTTTGACAGCGCCGAACAAGGTGCCGCCCGCTTTGCGCTCGAAGAGTCCGGGTACATTTACACCCGTTTGGGTAACCCCACCACCGATGCGCTGGAGAAAAAGCTGGCGGTACTGGAACGAGGTGAAGCCGGACTGGCAACCGCGTCCGGTATTTCTGCTATCACCACAACGCTGTTGACGCTTTGTCAGCAGGGTGACCATATCGTTTCCGCCAGCGCGATTTACGGTTGTACCCACGCGTTTTTGTCGCACAGCATGCCGAAGTTTGGGATTAACGTCAGCTTTGTCGACGCGGCAAAGCCTGAAGAAATCCGCGCCGCCATGCGCCAGGAAACCAAAGTTGTATATATCGAAACGCCCGCTAACCCGACGCTATCGCTGGTCGACATTGAAACGGTAGCCGGTATCGCCCATCAGCAAGGCGCATTGCTGGTGGTGGATAACACCTTTATGTCGCCGTACTGTCAGCAGCCTTTGCAACTGGGCGCGGATATTGTGGTGCACAGCGTCACCAAATATATCAACGGTCACGGGGATGTGATTGGCGGCATCATTGTTGGTAAGCAGGAGTTTATCGACCAGGCGCGGTTTGTTGGCCTGAAAGATATCACCGGCGGCTGCATGAGTCCTTTCAATGCGTGGTTGACGCTGCGCGGCGTTAAAACGCTGGGCATTCGTATGGAGCGTCACTGTGAAAATGCGCTGAAAATCGCCCGCTTCCTCGAAGGGCATCCGTCCATTACTCGGGTGTATTATCCAGGCCTGTCATCGCATCCGCAGTATGAGCTGGGCCAGCGACAAATGAGCCTGCCAGGTGGAATTATCAGCTTCGAAATCGCTGGCGGCCTCGAGGCTGGCAGACGGATGATCAATTCTGTACAATTATGCCTCCTCGCGGTCAGTCTCGGTGATACCGAAACCCTCATTCAGCACCCAGCGTCTATGACACATTCGCCCGTTGCGCCAGAGGAACGGCTTAAAGCAGGTATTACCGACGGGCTTATCCGTCTTTCTGTGGGTCTTGAAGATCCAGAAGATATTATTAACGACCTTGAACACGCCATCAGAAAGGCAACATTCTGA